ACGAAGAGCGAGCGCATCAGGTTGCGGCGCTTATGAGCGGGGCAGCAGTGACCGAAGCTGCCTTAGAAAGCGCACGTGAGCTCATCCGCCAGGTGGCTCCCCGAGAACCGCAGCGAACCGTTTAAATCCATAGCGCTTATGGCTGAAGTACAGTTTATACACCCTCCGTTAACGCTGGGCGCACCTGAAATCGAACGCACCCAACATTACGAGGCGGTGCTGGCCTATATCGATGCGTTGCTTGAAGGGGAAACGGACTGGATAGCAGCCATGGCTACCGTAGCCTGTGCGCTCCATCACGCTTTCGATTACTATCACTGGACGGGTTTTTACCGGGCTGTTTCGGACGATCTGCTTATTTTGGGACCCTATCAGGGCCCGCAGGGCTGCCTGCGCATTCCGTTCAGCCGAGGTGTATGCGGTGCTGCAGCGCGTACGCGGCGTACCCAGCTGGTGCCCGACGTGCGCCGCTTTCCCGATCACATTGCTTGTTCGGCAACGACGCAGTCGGAGATTGTTGTCCCTGTACTTACACCCGAAGGTCGCCTCCTAGCTGTGCTGGATGTGGACTCCAATTACCTGAGCGCTTTCGACGAAGTTGACCAGCACTATTTGGAGCGGCTTTGCGCTGACTTGGGCCGGCGTTTTGCCGCTTCTCCACAGCGATGATGCTAAGGGGATGACTGTGACTGACGGGTTGGCATCGTAAGGACATAGTGGTCAAACAGTGGGCGTTGCGCTTGCCACCAGGCGCGCGCCAAGAGCACAAGCACACTCAGCGCAAAGGCAGCCAGCGTGATTCCAATAACCAAAAGCGTGCGTGGAGGCCAGGCCTTTCGAACAGGGGGAACGGCAGGATCAATCACCTGCACTGCTTCGACGCGGCGTTCTTCCTCAAAGCGTGCTTGCTCATACAGCGGAGCAAGCACTTCAAGAATGCGGGTTTGCAAGACCCGTTCGCGTTCCAACTCAAGGTACTGCCGCAGTGCAGCAGGGATTTCGCGCTGCGGCACAGGCAGCAACCGTTCTTGGCCTGCTAATGCCTGGCGATAGCGCGCTTCGGCCGCACGCCGCATTTCGGCCAGCAGCTGTACCTGGGGATTTTCATCGCCCAGCTGGCTGCGGAGCGCTTCATACCGCATCTCGGTCTCCAAAGCCTGCGCGCGCAGCGCCGCCATGTATTCTAAAAGTCCCCGCGTTTGCGCCTCTACATTGAAAAGGCCGTACTTTTCCTGAAAGCGCTGCTGGGCATCGAGCACCGAGTCGAGCCGGGCCAAAGCTTCATAGTAACGGCGCTCAACGTACTGGCGGTAGCGGGTGGCGTTTTCGGTCAGCAGCTGGGCATTGATACGGTTGAGCTCAGCTACCATAAAGTTGGCCATGTCGGCTGCTCGCTTAGGATCGCGATCCATGACCGAGATTTCCAGATACTCAAAGTCGCGATCGACATCAAAGGACGTGTTGTCACGCAGCTCGCGAAGGGCTGCTTCACGAGGATGTTTTTCCCGCTCTAGCTTGTAGACCGCAATCAGGTTGAACTGATCCACGACCCGCTCGTGCAGGCTACGACTGGTCAGGATGCTGAGATAGCGGTTATAATCCCGCGTACTGCTTCCCAAGAAACTGCCCAGAGCGCCCGGAAGGTCGCGCAAAAGTTGTGAAGCCAAAGGAGAAAACGCGGTGCCTGCAGGGGGAAGCACGCGGGCGCTAGCCCGGTACCAGTTGGGGAGCAAAAGGGCCAAGATGACGGCACCAATGGCTGCCGTGAGGGTTACGCCCAACAGCAGCTTACGGGCTGCATAGAGCGTACGCAGCGCTTCCCAGGTGCGCAAATTCGACGTAGCAGCACCGTCAGCGGGTGATGGCGGCATAGGCAGTGATGATTCCAGCAATGGTGGCAAAGGTGGAAAGAATCACCTGGGCCGTTTGCATGCGACTTTGGCGACGTGAAGCCTGCTCTTCCAAGACCAGACGCGCCATTTCTGGCGTATCAGGAGCAGGCTGGGCATCCACAAAGATCACATCGCCCGAAGCCACCGGGGTCTGCAGCCCCTCGCGTACACGCCCGGTGGCTGTATTAAACACATAAATACCGCGTGGACGCGGACCAGGTCCTCCTGCTTCCGAAACATAGTAACGGGCAGACTGGCCAGGTACGTACGGAACGTAACCCGGCCGAGGCACATGCCCTACAACCAGCACACTGTTGCGGTCTTCTGGAAAATAAACGCGATCCCCATCAAAGAGCCGCGTATTCGGTCCACGTCCCGCCCAAGCATTTTCCAAATCCACAAGCAGCCATCGTTGTTGCAAATTTTGGGCTAAAGATATCTTA
This sequence is a window from Rhodothermus bifroesti. Protein-coding genes within it:
- a CDS encoding GAF domain-containing protein, which translates into the protein MAEVQFIHPPLTLGAPEIERTQHYEAVLAYIDALLEGETDWIAAMATVACALHHAFDYYHWTGFYRAVSDDLLILGPYQGPQGCLRIPFSRGVCGAAARTRRTQLVPDVRRFPDHIACSATTQSEIVVPVLTPEGRLLAVLDVDSNYLSAFDEVDQHYLERLCADLGRRFAASPQR
- a CDS encoding GumC family protein: MPPSPADGAATSNLRTWEALRTLYAARKLLLGVTLTAAIGAVILALLLPNWYRASARVLPPAGTAFSPLASQLLRDLPGALGSFLGSSTRDYNRYLSILTSRSLHERVVDQFNLIAVYKLEREKHPREAALRELRDNTSFDVDRDFEYLEISVMDRDPKRAADMANFMVAELNRINAQLLTENATRYRQYVERRYYEALARLDSVLDAQQRFQEKYGLFNVEAQTRGLLEYMAALRAQALETEMRYEALRSQLGDENPQVQLLAEMRRAAEARYRQALAGQERLLPVPQREIPAALRQYLELERERVLQTRILEVLAPLYEQARFEEERRVEAVQVIDPAVPPVRKAWPPRTLLVIGITLAAFALSVLVLLARAWWQAQRPLFDHYVLTMPTRQSQSSP